The following proteins are co-located in the Microcystis wesenbergii NRERC-220 genome:
- a CDS encoding mechanosensitive ion channel family protein, which translates to MGRRQRRKVFNLVIQGLAGCLLVSIFVLNSLPSLGQNFLVPFVSPTGTRIFVAGDIEYASVHLDGFALFQIASQDFTASEARELSPVERRARRIERGLNNIINRGFDPTTLQVSTATLNNLTVIVAKDNQKLPQQVILTVTEVDALIDSSSVGDLADRWVKIIQTALIQAWQERQPAPRRQQVMTATIIILGLIFLSWASIWWQKRLRNRFNLLKKQAKSQSDRNLPINSPPRKDRSQEPILASLEDSSKFRQQADIQRQLTLNILWKRLALIGLILLWFAGIAAILYVFPETRLEGRGIIRIPLQIFIIWLLLTSVSNMVNLYVNSRLREWVEEGAVFSENLERRILRAPTLLEVWREIITFIAIFLGILIFLAWMGLSFAFLLTGAGLVGALLTFAFQDLLKDWMNGFLIVFEDQYTVGDIIQFQEFIGLVENMSLRATQLRADDGRLITIAHNQIIIAHNLSKDWARVDFTIEVAYQTEPDVAIALMAAIAENMAVDPQWQEDIINPVEVAGVSRVSHTGMEIMLRIVVKRLRQWDIEREYRRRLKIAFEEKGIHIGIPQQSVLVAKDREQFKGQF; encoded by the coding sequence ATGGGACGACGGCAACGGAGAAAAGTTTTCAATCTGGTCATTCAAGGATTGGCGGGTTGCCTCTTGGTTAGTATATTTGTTCTTAATTCCCTGCCATCCCTAGGCCAAAATTTTCTGGTTCCATTTGTATCTCCCACGGGGACAAGGATTTTTGTAGCCGGGGATATAGAATATGCTTCCGTGCATCTAGATGGATTTGCCTTATTTCAGATTGCCTCCCAAGATTTTACCGCTTCTGAGGCCCGGGAACTCTCCCCGGTAGAAAGACGGGCTAGGCGCATTGAAAGAGGTTTAAATAATATTATCAATCGGGGTTTCGATCCGACAACCCTGCAAGTAAGTACGGCGACTCTCAATAATTTAACCGTGATTGTGGCCAAGGATAACCAGAAGTTACCGCAACAGGTAATTCTGACAGTGACAGAAGTTGATGCCCTGATCGATTCTTCTTCGGTTGGCGATTTAGCGGACAGATGGGTTAAAATCATCCAAACAGCTTTGATCCAAGCTTGGCAAGAACGTCAGCCCGCCCCTCGTCGGCAACAGGTAATGACTGCCACTATAATTATTTTGGGGCTAATTTTCTTAAGCTGGGCATCAATTTGGTGGCAGAAACGTTTAAGAAATCGCTTCAATCTCCTCAAAAAACAGGCTAAAAGTCAATCCGATCGAAATTTACCTATAAATTCCCCCCCCAGAAAAGATCGCTCCCAAGAACCGATTTTAGCCTCTCTAGAAGATTCCTCTAAATTCCGTCAACAGGCCGATATTCAGCGACAACTAACGCTAAATATTCTCTGGAAAAGACTGGCTCTTATTGGACTGATACTGCTTTGGTTTGCCGGAATAGCGGCGATTTTGTATGTATTTCCCGAAACTAGGCTAGAAGGACGCGGAATAATCCGTATTCCTTTACAGATTTTTATCATCTGGTTGCTGCTGACATCAGTGAGCAATATGGTTAATCTCTACGTTAATTCCAGACTACGGGAGTGGGTAGAGGAAGGAGCGGTTTTTTCGGAAAATTTGGAAAGGAGGATTCTGCGCGCTCCAACTTTATTAGAAGTTTGGCGAGAAATTATCACATTTATCGCTATTTTTCTAGGAATTTTGATTTTTTTAGCTTGGATGGGTCTTTCTTTCGCCTTTTTACTCACGGGAGCCGGTTTAGTGGGAGCATTGCTCACCTTTGCCTTTCAGGATCTTTTAAAAGATTGGATGAACGGTTTTCTGATTGTCTTTGAAGATCAGTACACTGTCGGTGATATAATCCAGTTTCAGGAGTTTATCGGTTTGGTGGAAAATATGAGTTTGCGAGCGACTCAATTGCGGGCCGACGATGGACGTTTAATCACTATTGCCCATAACCAAATTATTATCGCACACAACCTCAGTAAAGATTGGGCGCGGGTCGATTTTACCATCGAAGTCGCCTATCAGACCGAGCCAGATGTGGCGATCGCTTTAATGGCAGCCATCGCTGAAAATATGGCTGTGGATCCACAATGGCAAGAAGATATCATCAATCCCGTGGAGGTTGCTGGTGTTAGTCGGGTTTCTCACACGGGGATGGAAATTATGCTCAGAATTGTCGTCAAAAGATTACGACAATGGGATATAGAAAGAGAGTATCGTCGTCGTCTAAAAATTGCTTTTGAGGAGAAGGGAATTCACATCGGTATCCCCCAACAAAGTGTCCTCGTAGCAAAAGATAGAGAACAATTCAAGGGACAGTTTTAA
- a CDS encoding DNA polymerase III subunit gamma/tau, producing MTYEPLHHKYRPQTFADLVGQSAIATTLSNALISERIAPAYLFTGPRGTGKTSSARILAKSLNCLSSDHPTPIPCGKCSVCQAIANGSALDVIEIDAASNTGVDNIREIIERSQFAPVQCRYKVYVIDECHMLSTAAFNALLKTLEEPPDRVIFVLATTDPQRVLPTIISRCQRFDYRRIALDAMVAHLQKIAQIEAIDINLEALTLVAQIANGGLRDAESLLDQLSLLAGTITAERVWDLVGAVPERDLLTLLKVIHGNIPDQVIEQCRHLMNRGKEPLIVLQNLAGFYLNLLLAKTAPNRPEMVAVTAPTWQELCTEARTWSLEEILRGQQLLKDSETQLKNTTQPRLWLEVTLLGLLPQSQVIPLVATVAPSRPQTSVERPPEVITAPAPVNEPIKPAVITPTTNVAVPKTEVKTVTSDDNHEQIWQQVLEVMEPPTTRTLLRQHGSLFNMEESSAYLSISSEQLLKMARLRLTNIESAFEAVFQRRIKVHLQVGSATAAMAAEVSQSPAARIQPPPETAPTPPITPENKVMTVVDIPPVKEAIIEKKEAKITEARNPKTPSTELPQKILNFDSSLETLDQDVDVSEILAAAQKLAKSFDGEVVNMGYSLPENSAAETKVNKSVENMTIVRGRPDVNEILDSLEEDEDLPF from the coding sequence ATGACCTACGAACCTCTACATCATAAGTATCGTCCCCAAACCTTTGCCGATTTGGTGGGACAATCAGCGATCGCCACGACCCTGAGTAATGCCTTAATCAGTGAGCGAATCGCTCCTGCATACCTATTTACTGGACCCAGAGGCACGGGGAAAACCTCCTCGGCGCGAATTTTAGCCAAATCCCTTAACTGTCTGTCTAGTGACCATCCGACACCGATTCCCTGCGGTAAGTGTTCCGTCTGTCAAGCGATCGCCAATGGTTCCGCTTTAGACGTGATCGAAATTGATGCCGCTAGTAATACCGGTGTGGATAACATTCGGGAAATTATCGAGCGATCGCAATTTGCCCCCGTCCAATGTCGTTATAAAGTCTATGTCATCGATGAATGCCATATGCTCAGTACGGCGGCCTTTAATGCTTTGCTGAAAACTCTGGAAGAACCGCCGGATCGAGTGATTTTTGTGCTTGCTACCACCGATCCTCAGCGTGTCTTGCCTACCATCATCTCCCGTTGTCAACGCTTTGATTATCGCCGTATTGCTCTCGATGCGATGGTGGCACACCTGCAAAAAATCGCCCAAATAGAAGCGATCGATATTAACCTAGAAGCATTAACCCTTGTGGCTCAGATCGCTAACGGTGGTTTACGCGATGCCGAAAGTCTTCTTGATCAATTAAGTTTACTCGCAGGAACGATTACGGCCGAGCGAGTCTGGGATTTAGTCGGTGCAGTACCCGAAAGAGACCTCTTAACCCTACTTAAAGTCATTCATGGCAATATTCCCGATCAAGTTATCGAACAATGTCGCCATCTGATGAATCGCGGTAAGGAACCTTTAATCGTCTTGCAAAATCTAGCGGGGTTCTATTTAAACCTACTTTTAGCTAAAACCGCCCCTAATCGTCCAGAAATGGTCGCTGTCACTGCTCCCACTTGGCAGGAATTGTGTACGGAAGCGCGTACTTGGTCTTTAGAGGAAATTCTCCGCGGTCAACAACTGCTTAAAGACAGCGAAACGCAACTAAAAAACACCACTCAACCCCGTCTCTGGTTAGAAGTCACTCTCTTGGGACTGTTACCGCAATCACAGGTGATTCCTCTAGTTGCCACGGTAGCGCCTTCCCGTCCCCAAACCAGCGTCGAGAGGCCCCCGGAAGTGATCACAGCGCCGGCACCGGTGAATGAACCGATCAAACCGGCGGTTATCACCCCGACAACTAACGTCGCAGTGCCGAAAACTGAGGTTAAAACTGTTACCAGTGATGACAATCATGAACAAATTTGGCAGCAGGTTTTAGAAGTAATGGAACCCCCCACTACTCGCACTCTCTTGCGTCAGCACGGCAGTCTTTTTAATATGGAAGAATCGAGCGCTTATTTAAGCATATCTTCGGAACAATTATTAAAAATGGCCCGGCTACGCTTGACTAATATTGAGTCAGCTTTCGAGGCAGTTTTTCAGCGCCGGATTAAAGTTCATTTACAGGTAGGTTCCGCCACTGCTGCCATGGCTGCGGAAGTTTCCCAATCCCCGGCGGCCAGGATACAACCACCACCAGAAACCGCACCAACCCCACCAATAACTCCCGAAAATAAAGTTATGACCGTGGTGGATATTCCCCCGGTCAAAGAAGCAATTATCGAGAAAAAAGAAGCAAAGATCACCGAAGCCAGAAACCCAAAAACTCCTAGCACAGAACTGCCACAAAAAATCTTAAATTTTGATTCATCTTTAGAGACATTAGATCAAGATGTAGATGTTAGCGAAATTTTGGCGGCCGCTCAAAAGTTAGCGAAATCTTTTGATGGTGAAGTGGTCAATATGGGTTATTCACTGCCGGAAAATTCGGCCGCAGAAACTAAAGTTAATAAGTCTGTGGAAAATATGACTATCGTGCGCGGGAGACCTGATGTTAACGAAATTTTAGACAGTTTGGAGGAGGACGAAGACCTGCCTTTTTAA
- the bchB gene encoding ferredoxin:protochlorophyllide reductase (ATP-dependent) subunit B has translation MKLAYWMYAGPAHIGTLRIASSFKNVHAIMHAPLGDDYFNVMRSMLERERNFTPVTASIVDRNVLARGSQEKVVDNIVRKDREESPDLIVLTPTCTSSILQEDLQNFVERARQDAEGDVLLADVNHYRYNELQAADKTLYQIIKYYLDKAQRKREIISEKTPKPSVNIIGITTLGFHNQHDRTELKRLMADLDIEVNEILPEAASVDNLKNLPRAWFNLVPYREVGLMTAKYLESEFAMPYVDITPMGVVETARCIRKIQEVINAQGAAVDYEDFINEQTLHISQAAWFSRSIDCQNLTGKKAVVFGDNTHAAAMTKILAREMGIHVVLAGTYCKYDADWFREQVSEYCDEVLISDDNGAIGDAIARLEPAAIFGTQMERHVGKRLDIPCGVIAAPIHIQNFPLGYKPFLGYEGTNQIADLVYNSFTLGMEDHLLEIFGGHDTKEVITKGISADSDLNWNKEATTELQKIPGFVRGKVKRNTEKFARERGIGEITLEVMYAAKESVGA, from the coding sequence ATGAAATTGGCCTATTGGATGTATGCGGGTCCCGCTCATATTGGCACTTTAAGGATCGCCAGTTCCTTTAAAAATGTTCATGCTATCATGCACGCTCCTCTGGGAGACGATTATTTTAACGTCATGCGCTCGATGTTGGAAAGGGAGCGTAATTTTACCCCCGTCACTGCTAGTATTGTCGATCGTAATGTTTTAGCCCGGGGTTCCCAAGAAAAAGTCGTCGATAATATTGTTCGCAAAGATCGCGAAGAAAGTCCCGATTTAATCGTTTTAACCCCCACCTGTACCTCCAGCATTCTCCAAGAGGATTTACAAAACTTTGTCGAAAGAGCGCGACAGGATGCCGAGGGGGATGTGCTGCTGGCCGATGTCAACCACTATCGCTATAATGAACTACAAGCGGCCGATAAAACCCTCTATCAAATTATCAAGTATTATCTCGATAAGGCCCAGAGAAAAAGGGAAATTATCTCGGAAAAAACCCCTAAACCTTCGGTTAATATTATTGGTATTACCACCCTCGGTTTCCATAACCAACATGATCGCACAGAATTAAAGCGGTTAATGGCAGATTTGGACATTGAAGTTAATGAAATTCTCCCCGAAGCTGCTTCGGTGGACAACTTAAAAAATCTGCCCCGCGCTTGGTTTAATCTGGTTCCCTATCGAGAAGTGGGATTAATGACAGCCAAATATCTCGAAAGTGAATTCGCCATGCCCTACGTTGATATTACCCCCATGGGAGTAGTGGAAACAGCCCGCTGTATTCGCAAAATTCAAGAGGTAATTAATGCTCAAGGTGCGGCAGTAGATTACGAAGATTTTATCAATGAACAAACTCTGCATATCTCCCAAGCTGCTTGGTTTTCTCGTTCCATCGACTGTCAGAATTTAACCGGGAAAAAAGCGGTGGTTTTTGGTGATAATACCCACGCAGCCGCTATGACAAAAATTCTCGCCAGGGAGATGGGAATTCATGTGGTTTTAGCGGGGACTTATTGCAAGTATGATGCCGATTGGTTCCGGGAACAAGTGAGTGAATATTGCGATGAAGTGTTAATTAGTGATGATAATGGGGCGATAGGAGATGCTATTGCTCGCTTGGAACCGGCGGCGATATTTGGTACTCAAATGGAACGTCATGTGGGCAAACGTTTAGATATTCCCTGTGGAGTAATTGCCGCACCTATTCATATCCAAAATTTCCCCCTCGGTTATAAACCTTTCTTAGGTTACGAAGGCACTAATCAGATCGCCGATTTGGTCTATAATTCCTTTACTTTGGGTATGGAAGATCACCTATTGGAGATATTCGGTGGTCATGATACCAAAGAGGTAATTACTAAAGGTATCTCGGCAGATTCTGACCTAAATTGGAATAAGGAAGCTACGACAGAATTACAGAAAATACCCGGTTTTGTGCGGGGTAAAGTCAAACGAAATACCGAAAAATTTGCCCGGGAGCGAGGTATTGGTGAAATAACTTTAGAGGTAATGTATGCGGCTAAAGAATCCGTAGGAGCTTAA
- the lipA gene encoding lipoyl synthase produces the protein MSNIPPQWREEITSLPPWLRRSLGKSSEISTVQRIIKQRNIHTICEEGRCPNRGECYAQGTATFLLMGPTCTRSCGFCQVDKGHAPMPLDVEEPQKVAEAVQLLNLSYVVLTSVARDDLEDGGASWFVRTMTAIRELNPHTLIEVLTPDFAGGKGSQQERVATVVGAKPACYNHNIETVRRLQGPVRRGAKYDRSLAVLRYVKEIDRSIPTKSGLMVGHGETKEEIIETLADLRAINCDRVTIGQYMRPSLEHLLVQKYWTPSEFSELGEIAQKMGFSQVRSGPLVRSSYHAGE, from the coding sequence ATGTCCAATATACCCCCACAGTGGCGCGAGGAAATAACCTCTTTACCTCCTTGGTTACGGCGTTCGCTCGGCAAATCTAGCGAAATTTCCACGGTTCAGCGCATTATCAAACAAAGGAACATTCATACTATCTGCGAGGAGGGTCGCTGTCCCAATCGCGGCGAATGTTATGCCCAAGGTACGGCGACTTTTTTGTTGATGGGTCCCACCTGTACCCGGTCCTGTGGTTTTTGTCAAGTGGATAAGGGTCATGCACCCATGCCTCTCGATGTGGAGGAACCGCAAAAAGTGGCAGAAGCGGTGCAATTGTTAAATTTAAGTTACGTTGTCTTGACTTCTGTAGCCAGAGATGATCTGGAAGACGGCGGAGCCAGTTGGTTCGTGCGGACGATGACAGCCATTCGCGAACTCAATCCCCACACTTTAATTGAAGTGTTAACCCCGGATTTTGCCGGAGGCAAGGGAAGTCAACAGGAACGGGTGGCGACGGTGGTAGGGGCAAAACCTGCCTGTTACAATCACAATATCGAGACGGTGCGCCGTTTGCAAGGACCGGTTAGACGCGGGGCTAAATACGATCGCTCTTTGGCGGTTTTGCGTTATGTTAAGGAAATCGATCGCTCAATTCCGACGAAATCTGGCTTAATGGTCGGTCACGGTGAGACAAAAGAGGAAATTATCGAGACTTTGGCAGATTTACGCGCAATCAACTGCGATCGAGTTACTATTGGTCAATATATGCGTCCTTCTCTGGAACATTTGCTCGTACAGAAATATTGGACTCCCTCAGAATTTAGCGAGTTGGGAGAAATTGCCCAAAAAATGGGTTTTTCTCAGGTTAGATCCGGACCCCTAGTCCGCAGTTCCTATCATGCGGGAGAGTAA
- a CDS encoding class I SAM-dependent methyltransferase: MNLEAIILEEIKQSVAGRISFERWMDLALYHPDYGYYTSGKVEIGSKGDFFTSSSLGADFGQLLAEQFVEMAEFLGNSRGFTLVEVGAGSGILAKDILDYLSDSYADFYQNLSYIIIEQSQKLRERQRATLAGYSPVSWRSWPDLADNSLVGCVFSNELIDAFPVHRVVIESGELREIYLGLGESFQEITADLSTDRIKDYFDLVGIHIPSPLYPEGYQTEVNLLALDWLETVNRKLDRGYILTIDYGYTAEKYYHPQRSQGTLQCYRQHQRHDHPYLWVGEQDITTHVDFTALQRQGEKLGLKNLGFTQQGLFLMALGLGDRLNQLSQGKIDILTIFQRRDALHQLINPTGLGGFGVLIQGKGVEERILQGLSK; this comes from the coding sequence ATGAATTTAGAAGCAATCATCCTAGAGGAAATTAAACAATCAGTAGCAGGTCGAATTAGCTTCGAGCGCTGGATGGATTTAGCTCTCTATCACCCCGATTATGGCTATTACACCTCTGGAAAAGTAGAAATTGGCTCAAAAGGAGATTTTTTTACTTCCTCGTCCCTAGGGGCAGATTTTGGCCAATTGTTGGCAGAGCAATTTGTCGAGATGGCGGAATTTTTGGGCAATTCCCGAGGATTTACTTTAGTGGAAGTGGGAGCAGGTTCGGGAATTTTAGCGAAAGATATCCTTGATTATTTAAGTGATAGCTATGCTGATTTTTATCAAAATCTCAGTTATATAATTATCGAACAATCTCAGAAACTCAGGGAAAGACAACGGGCAACTTTAGCGGGATATTCCCCGGTATCTTGGCGAAGTTGGCCGGATTTAGCCGATAATTCCCTTGTGGGTTGTGTGTTTAGTAATGAGTTAATCGATGCTTTTCCTGTCCATCGAGTTGTGATCGAGTCGGGGGAATTGCGAGAAATTTATCTGGGATTGGGGGAATCTTTTCAGGAGATTACCGCAGATTTATCCACCGACAGAATCAAAGATTATTTTGATTTAGTGGGGATACATATTCCTTCCCCACTTTATCCGGAGGGTTATCAAACCGAGGTAAACTTATTAGCTTTAGACTGGTTAGAAACGGTTAATCGGAAACTCGATCGAGGTTATATCTTAACCATAGATTACGGTTACACTGCTGAAAAATATTATCATCCCCAAAGAAGTCAAGGAACCCTACAATGTTATCGACAACATCAGCGTCATGATCATCCTTATTTGTGGGTGGGGGAACAAGATATTACTACTCATGTGGATTTTACTGCTTTACAACGTCAAGGGGAGAAATTAGGCTTAAAAAATCTCGGTTTTACTCAGCAAGGATTATTTTTAATGGCTTTGGGATTAGGAGATAGATTAAATCAACTTTCTCAAGGAAAAATCGATATATTAACTATATTTCAGCGTCGAGATGCCTTACATCAATTAATCAATCCCACCGGTTTAGGAGGATTTGGAGTGTTAATTCAGGGGAAAGGAGTAGAGGAAAGAATACTTCAGGGATTAAGCAAATAA
- the grxD gene encoding Grx4 family monothiol glutaredoxin encodes MTPETKARIDQLVQNNKVLVFMKGNKLMPQCGFSNNVIQILNILGVSYETVDILQDQELRQGVKEYSNWPTIPQVYINGEFIGGSDIMIELYQNGELQQIVEVALAS; translated from the coding sequence ATGACACCCGAAACTAAGGCCAGAATCGATCAATTAGTCCAGAATAACAAAGTTCTTGTGTTCATGAAGGGCAATAAATTAATGCCTCAGTGTGGTTTCTCGAATAACGTCATACAAATTCTCAATATTCTGGGGGTTTCCTACGAAACTGTCGATATTCTGCAAGATCAGGAGTTAAGACAAGGAGTTAAGGAGTATTCCAATTGGCCGACTATTCCCCAAGTCTATATCAACGGTGAATTTATTGGCGGATCCGACATTATGATCGAACTCTATCAAAATGGGGAACTACAACAAATAGTCGAGGTAGCCTTAGCTTCCTAA